From Lagenorhynchus albirostris chromosome 15, mLagAlb1.1, whole genome shotgun sequence, one genomic window encodes:
- the CCL24 gene encoding C-C motif chemokine 24, with the protein MAAPMTMATGLLLMVLCTYCIVLTGPMIIPSSCCLAFISKRIPERRVINYQLSNRSVCPKAGVIFTTRKGQRFCGNPKLLWVQRYMKNLDAKQKKASSRTRVMGAKVAVQRHPANSTFI; encoded by the exons ATGGCAGCCCCCATGACCATGGCAACCGGCCTCCTGCTCATGGTCCTGTGCACCTACTGCATTGTCCTTACAG GCCCCATGATCATCCCCTCTTCCTGCTGCTTAGCCTTCATTTCCAAGAGAATTCCTGAGAGACGAGTGATAAACTACCAGCTGTCCAACAGGAGTGTCTGCCCCAAGGCAGGAGTGAT CTTCACCACCAGGAAGGGCCAGAGGTTCTGTGGCAACCCCAAGTTGCTGTGGGTCCAGAGGTACATGAAGAACTTGGATGCCAAGCAGAAGAAAGCCTCCAGTAGGACCAGAGTGATGGGTGCCAAAGTCGCTGTCCAGAGGCACCCTGCCAACAGCACCTTCATCTAA